The proteins below come from a single Drosophila kikkawai strain 14028-0561.14 chromosome 3R, DkikHiC1v2, whole genome shotgun sequence genomic window:
- the Arpc3A gene encoding actin-related protein 2/3 complex subunit 3 — MPAYHSKITESRHQVGNMAILPLRTQVRGPAPSANVESDIIDESLYFFKANVFFRTYEIKSDVDRVLIYVTLYITECLKRLNRCTNKAQGQQDMYSLAISKFDIPGDAGFPLNAVYAKPQSAQDADLMRQYLLQLRHETGNRVVEKVFSTEDGKPNKWWTCFAKKKFMEKSLAGPGQ; from the exons ATGCCG GCTTACCACTCGAAGATCACAGAGTCCCGCCATCAGGTGGGCAACATGGCCATCCTGCCGCTGCGGACGCAGGTGCGAGGACCAGCGCCCAGTGCCAATGTGGAGAGCGACATCATCGATGAGTCACTGTACTTTTTCAAAGCCAATGTATTCTTTCGCACATACGAGATCAAG TCCGATGTGGATCGTGTGCTTATCTACGTGACGCTCTACATAACCGAGTGCCTGAAGAGGCTCAATCGCTGCACCAACAAGGCTCAGGGTCAGCAGGACATGTACAGCCTGGCCATTTCCAAGTTCGACATACCTGGCGACGCCGGTTTCCCGCTGAACGCCGTCTATGCCAAGCCGCAATCCGCCCAGGATGCGGATCTAATGCGGCAGTACCTCCTGCAGTTGCGCCATGAAACCGGCAACCGGGTGGTGGAAAAGGTCTTTAGCACGGAGGATGGCAAGCCAAACAAATGGTGGACTTGCTTTGCTAAGAAGAAGTTTATGGAGAAGAGCCTGGCGGGACCGGGCCAGTAA
- the LOC108081230 gene encoding uncharacterized protein, which translates to MAYKSLCLELETPSSPETPSVALPPPTSVATLRASATEFVPQVPQASDRVPTESEDEQEDYSEEDRYNVERTTLSAPKPASYGLRFYNSHYEPENGSDSHSVEAEKRRRFSYRTPKFRPNLGSTGRVPKVETTFLPSAKPPNELASGQPHFKGPYMPLLQHRIANADAYGLIRGPNERSSMMLDDMVKQLARLDHCPFNLNTLFRSRGPQNPTS; encoded by the exons ATGGCCTACAAGAGCTTGTGTCTGGAATTGGAGACGCCAAGCAGTCCGGAGACTCCATCTGTGGCTCTTCCTCCACCGACTTCTGTCGCCACTCTGCGGGCCAGTGCCACGGAGTTTGTGCCACAGGTGCCACAAGCCAGCGACCGAGTTCCAACTGAATCTGAAGATGAACAGGAAGATTATTCGGAAGAGGATAGATACAATGTGGAGCGCACTACTTTGAGTGCT CCCAAGCCCGCAAGCTATGGACTTCGCTTCTATAATAGCCATTACGAGCCCGAGAACGGGAGCGACAGCCACTCAGTTGAGGCAGAGAAGAGGAGAAGGTTCAGCTATCGGACACCCAAATTCCGACCGAATCTGGGATCAACCGGTCGTGTTCCCAAGGTCGAAACTACATTTTTGCCCTCAGCAAAGCCTCCCAACGAGCTGGCCAGCGGACAGCCGCACTTCAAGGGTCCCTACATGCCGCTCCTCCAGCACCGCATAGCCAATGCCGATGCCTACGGCCTCATCCGGGGTCCCAACGAGCGGAGCAGTATGATGCTGGACGACATGGTCAAACAGCTGGCCCGCCTAGACCACTGTCCCTTCAATCTGAACACGTTATTCCGAAGCAGAGGCCCACAAAATCCAACATCCTAG
- the spn-E gene encoding probable ATP-dependent RNA helicase spindle-E yields MDEEVMDFFDFSKECKREVAPPSGCISSDVNSMTTETNESKPPKREVFGVEYAGEIVAKEKQRLDGLLGNERSRNRTLDDIDTDDDDDEDIKIRTDEEYYKKYRFNLNRDKNLPIYAKREEIITAINANPVVILKGETGCGKTTQVPQYILDEGFRTGQYCNIVVTQPRRIAAISIANRVCEERQWQPRTVCSYQVGLHRETGEDTRLLYCTTGVLLNILIHNKTLTHYTHIVLDEVHERDQDMDFLLIVVRRLLATNSRHVKVILMSATIDPRGFADYFATRNSMPPVISTSHGRKHSIEKFYRDQLTSIKWKDDVEEQYEPRILEDGYKAAVKIILVIDNMERQAERHSGVSYHEAMRQGAVLIFLPGIYEIDCMADSITHLVMQDNSMKINIVRCYSLMSTEDQRGVFESSPSGYRKVILTTNIAESSITVPDVSYVIDFCLTKVLVTDTATNFSSLRLTWASRANCRQRAGRVGRLRSGRVYRMVTKAFYQQQMLEFGIPEMLRQPLQNSVLKAKELGMGSPVEILALALSPPNLSDIQNTILLLKEVGALFPTVDGIYNEMDGDITFWGTIMSRLPVDTRLSRLIILGFAFNLLDEAIIIAAGLSLRALYTDPGRSRQFEAFWMHYIFSDDSGSDLVGIWRIYNTYLNMCENSLQQDSAGTWAKRFHVSLRSLKEMHLLVQELRSRCYKLGLHPIPSEANHNISDMEKMIILQVIIAGAFYPNYFIRSKNATVEPDRDMYQIISGLDPCRTVYFTNFKPGYMGELYTRRIKELFQEAKIPPENMDVTFQHGSQKVFVTFKQDDCSDNTSKLVRVPGRVKTEVYKAVRMRLNKLCRPLRIMEHNIAMNYVQQRKIGDVIEGRWIPPSKAVNVELLALPSVYDKKVTGQITHIYNCGKFYFQPLSLGECIRNMTEIFNSPQQLSIHVANAGAITKGLMVLAKRCSHFQRALVIRPENQTNRQPKFYVRFIDYGDVVLLPMEMLRLMPDELQRQYGDLPPRMFECRLALVQPSSVISSSNQWSQKANEMLESLGKCGRFEVEVYSLVDDVAAVIIHMRDGILNEKIVELKLARRADEDYMSRMDHDFRTRKQETVRHLTSAERQQLNEEYLRSCQMPKDLDLPPPPLDRCHSVALLKGPYSPLETSMQSTIRVGMWKTVKIDRNSVNAVLLHDNPQDQHDQLIVSHATVESTDGQILTARGTTLMPNVHGFGALMVMLFCPTMQIKCNRYGTKYVSILAGLGYNPETMEPYFEEHDTVINLDVKILEDDVRLINQMRYNIDSVFFNFEGEEFPTLGVHDRAKVCNQLRSLVFRLISKDRSYIEVHSSNADYLWEKLEDLEPQAEPFGKRSIFPMHAIPELQEEPTDSVTMLVSNCEELHNWRTYQGVLKPVTCKLCNQQLESVPQLRMHLLTQLHRDRERQIGYRDEDR; encoded by the exons ATGGATGAAGAGGTAATGGATTTCTTCGACTTTTCGAAGGAGTGCAAGCGAGAAGTGGCACCCCCGAGTGGGTGTATAAGTTCCGATGTGAACAGTATGACCACGGAAACCAACGAATCCAAGCCTCCAAAACGCGAGGTCTTTGGCGTCGAGTACGCGGGGGAAATCGTGGCCAAGGAGAAGCAGCGCTTGGATGGG CTGCTGGGCAACGAACGCTCTCGCAACCGCACTCTAGACGACATTGACaccgatgacgacgacgacgaggataTCAAGATCCGCACGGATGAGGAGTACTACAAAAAGTACAGGTTTAATCTCAACCGCGACAAAAACTTGCCGATCTACGCCAAGCGCGAGGAGATCATAACGGCAATCAATGCAAATCCGGTCGTCATTCTGAAGGGCGAGACAGGTTGCGGCAAGACGACGCAG GTCCCTCAATACATTCTTGACGAGGGCTTCAGGACCGGCCAGTACTGCAACATTGTGGTAACCCAGCCGCGTCGCATAGCCGCCATCTCCATTGCAAACAGGGTTTGCGAGGAGCGCCAATGGCAACCGCGCACGGTGTGCAGCTACCAGGTGGGCCTGCACCGGGAGACTGGAGAGGACACCCGTTTGCTCTACTGCACCACGGGAGTGCTCTTGAACATACTGATACATAATAAGACCTTGACTCACTATACCCATATCGTGCTCGATGAGGTGCACGAGCGCGATCAGGATATGGATTTCCTGCTCATTGTGGTGCGTCGCCTGCTGGCAACCAACTCGCGCCACGTAAAGGTCATCCTGATGTCGGCTACGATCGATCCTCGCGGCTTTGCCGATTACTTTGCCACCAGGAACTCGATGCCACCAGTGATCAGCACCAGTCATGGACGTAAACACTCGATCGAGAAGTTTTACCGCGATCAGTTGACCAGTATCAAGTGGAAAGACGATGTGGAGGAACAGTACGAACCGCGAATCCTGGAGGACGGCTACAAGGCGGCGGTGAAGATTATTCTGGTCATTGACAACATGGAACGTCAGGCGGAGAGGCATTCGGGCGTGAGCTACCACGAGGCCATGCGCCAAGGGGCCGTGCTCATCTTTTTGCCCGGTATCTATGAGATTGACTGCATGGCGGACAGTATTACCCATTTGGTGATGCAAGA TAACTCcatgaaaattaatattgtgCGATGCTACTCCCTTATGTCCACCGAAGATCAGCGGGGTGTGTTTGAATCCTCGCCGTCCGGATACCGGAAGGTTATTCTCACAACCAACATTGCTGAGAGCTCGATAACGGTACCGGATGTGTCGTACGTCATCGACTTCTGCCTTACCAAGGTGCTGGTCACCGATACGGCCACCAACTTCAGCTCTCTCCGTCTGACCTGGGCCTCCAGGGCCAATTGTCGCCAGCGCGCCGGTCGCGTGGGTCGTCTCCGAAGTGGTCGTGTCTACCGAATGGTCACCAAGGCATTCTATCAACAGCAAATGTTGGAGTTCGGTATACCGGAGATGCTGCGGCAACCCCTCCAGAACTCTGTGCTGAAGGCCAAGGAGCTTGGCATGGGTTCCCCGGTTGAGATATTGGCTCTGGCCCTGTCTCCACCAAATCTCTCCGATATTCAAAACACAATACTGCTGCTCAAGGAAGTTGGCGCTTTGTTTCCGACTGTAGATGGTATTTATAACGAGATGGACGGCGACATTACCTTCTGGGGTACTATCATGTCGCGCCTGCCGGTGGACACTCGCCTGAGCCGGCTGATCATATTAGGTTTTGCGTTTAATTTACTCGACGAAGCAATCATCATTG CCGCTGGACTTTCGTTGCGAGCCTTGTATACAGACCCAGGGCGCAGTCGTCAATTCGAGGCATTTTGGATGCATTACATCTTTTCCGATGACTCTGGCTCCGACTTGGTGGGCATCTGGCGCATATACAAT aCTTATTTAAACATGTGCGAAAATAGCCTCCAGCAGGACTCAGCTGGAACATGGGCGAAGCGATTCCATGTCTCCCTGCGATCTTTGAAGGAGATGCACCTGCTGGTACAGGAACTACGGTCTCGGTGCTACAAGTTGGGCTTGCACCCAATTCCCTCCGAAGCTAACCATAACATAAGCGACATGGAAAAGATGATTATTCTCCAAGTTATTATTGCCGGCGCCTTCTATCCAAACTATTTTATACGCTCCAAGAACGCAACTGTGGAACCGGATCGCGATATGTATCAAATTATCTCAGGCCTAGATCCGTGCCGTACCGTTTACTTCACCAACTTCAAGCCCGGCTACATGGGCGAGCTGTATACCAGGCGAATTAAGGAACTCTTTCAGGAGGCGAAAATACCGCCCGAGAACATGGATGTGACCTTCCAGCACGGCTCCCAGAAGGTGTTTGTCACATTCAAGCAGGACGATTGCAGTGATAACACCTCCAAGCTGGTCCGTGTGCCTGGCCGAGTCAAAACCGAAGTCTATAAGGCGGTTAGGATGAGGCTTAACAAGCTGTGTCGTCCACTGCGCATAATGGA ACACAACATCGCCATGAACTATGTTCAGCAGCGCAAGATTGGAGATGTGATCGAGGGTCGTTGGATTCCACCTTCCAAGGCCGTAAACGTGGAGCTTCTGGCCCTGCCCTCCGTGTACGACAAGAAAGTTACTGGCCAGATTACCCAC ATCTACAACTGCGGCAAGTTCTACTTTCAACCGCTGTCCTTGGGCGAGTGCATTCGCAACATGACTGAGATTTTCAACAGCCCGCAACAGCTAAGTATTCATGTGGCCAATGCGGGTGCCATCACCAAGGGCCTGATGGTGCTGGCCAAGCGCTGTTCTCACTTCCAACGTGCCTTGGTGATCCGACCGGAGAACCAAACAAATCGCCAGCCCaagttttatgttcgcttcaTCGACTATGGCGACGTTGTGTTGCTTCCCATGGAGATGCTTCGGCTGATGCCGGACGAGCTGCAGCGCCAGTACGGGGACCTGCCACCCCGGATGTTCGAGTGCCGACTGGCGCTGGTGCAGCCATCATCGGTGATTAGCAGCAGCAATCAGTGGTCCCAAAAGGCCAACGAAATGCTCGAGTCGCTTGGGAAATGCGGCCGGTTCGAGGTGGAGGTATACTCCCTGGTTGATGATGTGGCCGCCGTTATCATTCACATGCGCGACGGTATTCTCAACGAGAAGATCGTTGAGCTGAAGCTGGCCCGTCGCGCCGACGAAGATTACATGTCCCGAATGGATCATGATTTTCGCACACGCAAGCAGGAGACCGTCAGGCATTTGACTTCGGCGGAGCGGCAGCAGTTAAACGAAGAGTATCTGCGCTCCTGTCAGATGCCAAAGGATCTTGAtctgccaccgccaccgctgGACAGATGCCACTCGGTGGCGCTGCTGAAGGGACCCTACAGCCCCCTGGAGACCTCGATGCAGTCCACCATTCGTGTGGGCATGTGGAAAACCGTGAAAATCGACAGAAATTCGGTGAACGCCGTGCTTCTACACGACAATCCTCAGGATCAGCACGATCAGCTGATTGTTTCCCATGCCACGGTGGAGAGTACCGATGGCCAAATTCTGACTGCCCGCGGCACCACACTGATGCCGAATGTGCACGGATTTGGAGCACTGATGGTCATGCTATTTTGCCCCACAATGCAGATCAAGTGCAATCGTTATGGCACCAAGTATGTGTCCATATTGGCGGGGCTGGGCTACAATCCTGAGACCATGGAGCCCTACTTTGAGGAGCACGACACGGTGATCAATTTGGATGTGAAGATACTCGAGGACGATGTGAGACTG ATCAACCAAATGCGCTACAACATTGATAGCGTCTTCTTTAACTTTGAGGGCGAGGAATTTCCCACCTTGGGCGTACATGATCGCGCCAAAGTATGCAACCAGCTGCGGTCGCTGGTCTTCCG TCTCATCAGCAAAGATCGCAGCTACATTGAGGTGCACTCAAGCAACGCAGACTACTTGTGGGAGAAGTTGGAGGACTTGGAACCGCAGGCGGAGCCGTTTGGCAAGCGTTCCATATTCCCCATGCACGCCATTCCGGAGCTGCAGGAGGAGCCCACAGACAGCGTTACGATGCTGGTGTCAAACTGCGAAGAGTTGCACAATTGGCGCACCTA CCAAGGTGTCCTGAAGCCAGTGACCTGCAAGCTGTGCAACCAACAGTTGGAATCGGTTCCGCAGCTGCGAATGCACTTGCTCACCCAGCTGCATCGCGATCGCGAGAGGCAAATTGGATATCGTGACGAGGACCGTTAA
- the LOC108080875 gene encoding uncharacterized protein, whose product MGKKYKMKSVANQKKAVPKGGPEIASKEPETAKAKESKVVDSKCIVPKDNPNMVDTKEADKHLEQVAAIAIMPLRLDQHIQGIKAIQKQLLALHQQQVIILDECTNLLQELNAIKPRNDLEVKLVLDTFVEIKDKLSDVFGHFLPAQLDILKQVLGKPNDIKPK is encoded by the exons AtgggtaaaaaatataaaatgaagtCGGTGGCAAACCAAAAGAAG GCTGTCCCGAAGGGGGGTCCTGAGATTGCATCGAAGGAACCTGAGACGGCGAAGGCCAAGGAATCGAAAGTTGTCGATTCAAAGTGCATTGTCCCAAAGGATAATCCTAATATGGTCGATACAAAGGAGGCCGACAAGCACTTGGAGCAAGTAGCGGCCATTGCCATTATGCCGCTGCGCTTGGACCAGCATATCCAGGGCATCAAGGCCATCCAGAAGCAGCTCTTGGCGCTTCACCAGCAGCAGGTGATAATACTCGACGAGTGCACCAATCTCCTTCAGGAACTAAATGCCATTAAGCCGCGCAATGATTTGGAGGTGAAGTTGGTCTTGGACACGTTTGTTGAGATCAAGGACAAGCTATCAGATGTGTTTGGGCACTTTCTGCCCGCTCAGTTGGATATTTTAAAGCAGGTGTTGGGAAAACCCAATGATATAAAGCCCAAGTAA
- the Pbp45 gene encoding snRNA-activating protein complex subunit 1, whose translation MELNIYDDCWELVQRFQRLVNDGDNLEFEVFCRCWRELQLQHLFTCQSNHTEVIATTLAALHVAKRLACSRRSCGDTFSASRSQRIAGFYLLYVIYHKQPTHKFVKIDVSPRTWQEMTDYVLLLREESPERKDTQQVAHMFWRLVQEQAFRYTALDYCQGLDNLADYDRLESIVGAKRGKQMVKQQRPKNVSLAYELEAAHELDMTSQSFCDLESAYNNQKQNLPGQQLALPSTNIFGQLQEVFGDIQKLLGGNKNQPAAQAETDQDQSPTSSNKNQLEVRQQVRLKAMYGEEQPQQAVELDCALEVNEAHQRRMSSATVFQRALPEDVQREYELYEFSDNDDDEAVNEMVGEENEVTEEEVQQLLGS comes from the coding sequence ATGGAGTTGAACATCTACGACGACTGCTGGGAGCTAGTACAGCGCTTCCAGCGATTGGTAAACGATGGAGACAATCTGGAGTTCGAGGTATTCTGCCGCTGCTGGCGGgaactgcagctgcagcacctCTTTACCTGCCAGTCGAACCACACGGAGGTGATAGCCACCACTCTGGCGGCCCTGCATGTGGCCAAGCGGCTGGCCTGCTCTCGGCGCAGCTGCGGAGATACCTTCTCAGCCTCGCGCTCCCAGCGGATTGCTGGGTTCTATTTGCTCTACGTGATCTACCACAAGCAGCCAACCCATAAGTTCGTCAAGATCGATGTTTCACCACGCACTTGGCAGGAGATGACCGACTATGTACTGCTCCTGCGAGAGGAGAGTCCGGAGCGTAAGGACACACAGCAGGTGGCCCACATGTTCTGGCGTCTCGTGCAAGAGCAGGCCTTCCGGTACACGGCTTTGGACTACTGCCAGGGCTTGGATAACCTGGCGGACTACGACAGGCTGGAGAGTATAGTGGGGGCCAAAAGGGGAAAGCAGATGGTGAAGCAACAGCGACCCAAAAACGTGAGCCTAGCATACGAGCTGGAAGCCGCTCATGAACTGGACATGACAAGTCAGTCATTCTGCGATCTCGAGTCAGCCTACAATAACCAGAAGCAGAACCTGCCCGGCCAACAGCTGGCTCTGCCTTCCACGAACATATTTGGTCAGCTGCAAGAGGTCTTTGGAGATATTCAAAAGCTGTTGGGTGGCAACAAAAATCAGCCTGCAGCTCAGGCTGAGACGGACCAGGACCAGAGTCCTACGAGCTCAAACAAAAACCAGCTGGAGGTGCGACAGCAGGTTCGATTAAAGGCCATGTACGGCGAGGAGCAACCGCAACAGGCGGTGGAACTGGATTGTGCGCTGGAGGTAAACGAAGCACACCAGCGGAGAATGTCGTCGGCCACCGTTTTCCAGCGGGCACTGCCCGAGGATGTGCAGCGGGAGTACGAACTCTATGAATTCAGTGAcaatgacgacgacgaggcGGTGAATGAAATGGTGGGCGAGGAAAATGAAGTCACAGAGGAAGAGGTTCAGCAGCTGCTCGGCTCCTAA
- the ND-23 gene encoding NADH dehydrogenase (ubiquinone) 23 kDa subunit, which yields MSLTMRIFNASRNGQRMFGSQGARLMAARTEPKDIVEVPKGYVYVNNKELSMEFADITDRAATTMFFGELFRGFAVTLAHIFKEPATINYPFEKGPLSPRFRGEHALRRYPSGEERCIACKLCEAICPAQAITIEAEERADGSRRTTRYDIDMTKCIYCGFCQEACPVDAIVEGPNFEFSTETHEELLYNKEKLLCNGDKWESEIASNLQADHLYR from the exons ATGTCGCTAACTATGCGAATTTTCAACGCATCGCGCAATG GTCAGCGCATGTTTGGCAGCCAAGGGGCCCGGCTGATGGCCGCACGGACGGAGCCGAAAGACATCGTCGAGGTGCCCAAGGGATATGTGTATGTAAACAACAAGGAACTGAGCATGGAGTTCGCGGACATCACGGACCGTGCGGCGACCACCATGTTCTTTGGTGAGCTCTTCCGCGGCTTCGCCGTCACCCTGGCACACATCTTCAAGGAGCCGGCCACCATCAACTACCCCTTCGAGAAGGGACCTCTGAGCCCGCGCTTCCGTGGCGAACACGCTCTGCGTCGCTATCCCAGCGGCGAGGAGCGCTGCATCGCCTGCAAGCTGTGCGAAGCCATTTGCCCCGCCCAGGCAATCACCATTGAGGCAGAGGAGCGTGCCGATGGCAGCAGGCGTACCACTCGCTATGACATCGACATGACCAAGTGTATCTACTGCGGATTCTGTCAG GAGGCCTGCCCCGTGGACGCCATTGTCGAGGGTCCCAACTTCGAATTCTCCACGGAGACGCACGAGGAGTTGCTCTACAACAAGGAGAAGCTGCTCTGCAACGGCGACAAGTGGGAGTCTGAGATAGCCTCCAACCTGCAGGCCGATCATCTCTACCGTTAA